Proteins encoded by one window of Oxobacter pfennigii:
- a CDS encoding betaine/proline/choline family ABC transporter ATP-binding protein (Members of the family are the ATP-binding subunit of ABC transporters for substrates such as betaine, L-proline or other amino acids, choline, carnitine, etc. The substrate specificity is best determined from the substrate-binding subunit, rather than this subunit, as it interacts with the permease subunit and not with substrate directly.): protein MIEFRNVTKSFKNKPVIRNISFKINKSELIVLIGPSGCGKTTTLKMINKLISYTSGNIYLDGKDISKRDTIELRRNMGYVIQQTGLFPHMTVAENIGLIPKLKKWPEDKISKRIFELLNLVGMEPEQYMDRYPFELSGGQQQRIGVARAFATNPEIILMDEPFSALDPITRNQLQDELFNLQQELKKTIVFVTHDMDEALKLADKICIMKEGQIIQFDTPENILKNPANAFVEDFIGKNRIWQQPDLIKARDIMISEPVKSTGSRTVVQALEIMRSNKVDSLLIVDKENKLEGIVTLKDIRTNDITPLKLENIMKRKVEAVGQNESLISILKKMNETGIGYVPVVNDDSRLVGLITRSSLLNVLSTQYISQEEKS from the coding sequence ATGATTGAATTCAGAAATGTTACCAAATCTTTTAAAAACAAACCAGTAATACGGAATATAAGCTTTAAAATAAATAAAAGTGAACTGATAGTCTTAATAGGACCAAGCGGCTGCGGCAAGACCACAACATTAAAGATGATCAATAAACTGATTTCATATACTTCAGGGAATATATACCTGGACGGTAAAGATATATCAAAAAGAGATACCATTGAGCTTAGAAGAAATATGGGATATGTAATACAGCAAACAGGACTGTTCCCTCATATGACTGTAGCTGAGAATATAGGCCTTATTCCGAAGCTGAAAAAATGGCCGGAAGATAAAATATCAAAGAGAATATTTGAACTGTTGAATCTAGTTGGTATGGAACCGGAACAGTATATGGACAGGTATCCATTTGAGCTTAGCGGCGGCCAGCAGCAGAGAATAGGTGTGGCTAGAGCATTTGCCACAAATCCGGAAATAATCTTGATGGATGAACCTTTCAGCGCATTAGACCCAATTACCAGAAACCAGCTTCAGGATGAGCTTTTCAACCTTCAGCAGGAATTAAAAAAGACAATAGTTTTTGTAACTCATGACATGGATGAGGCGCTTAAACTGGCAGATAAAATTTGCATAATGAAGGAGGGCCAGATTATACAATTTGATACTCCTGAAAATATTTTAAAGAATCCTGCAAACGCATTTGTTGAGGATTTTATAGGCAAAAACAGAATATGGCAGCAGCCTGATTTAATAAAAGCAAGGGATATTATGATTTCTGAACCGGTTAAATCTACCGGAAGCAGGACGGTGGTTCAAGCGCTGGAAATTATGAGGTCAAATAAGGTTGATAGTCTGCTGATTGTTGACAAGGAAAACAAGCTTGAAGGAATTGTCACTTTGAAGGATATAAGGACGAATGACATTACACCGCTGAAACTGGAAAATATTATGAAAAGAAAAGTTGAGGCTGTCGGTCAAAATGAATCGTTAATCAGTATTTTGAAGAAGATGAATGAAACCGGTATTGGTTATGTACCTGTTGTAAATGACGATTCCAGATTAGTTGGATTAATAACCAGAAGCAGTTTGTTAAATGTATTGAGCACT